The sequence below is a genomic window from Candidatus Methylomirabilota bacterium.
GATCAAGGAGAAGGTGAAGGGTAACAAGGAAGCGGCCGGGCCCCGGTCCGAGCGCGTCAGGTCGGCCCAGGAGGCCCTCCGCGACAAGGGCTTCGATCCCGGCCCCATCGACGGGGTCATGGGCCCCAAGACCCGGGCGGCGGTCACCAACTTCCAGCAGAAGGAAGGGATGAAGGTCACGGGACAGCTGGACGTGGCCACGATGTCCCGGCTGGGCATGGACACCAAGACCGGCGCCGCGGAGCCGAGCGCGCCCAGCGCCTCGCCGACTACCAGCCCGTCGCCGGCCGCCCCGCCGTCCAAGCCGGAGGCGCCGAAGCGTCAGCAGTCGAACTGAGCTCCTGACCGACCCGAATGGGGCGGAGGCCGGGAACGTCCCGGCCTTTCGCTTATTCCGGGTACAATGGAACCACGCCGGCGCGGCCATGCCCAGAAAGGTCCTCGAGCCCCGGTTCTCGGTCGAGTATCTGTCGGTCCTCGACAGCGACGGCAACCTCGACACCGCGCTCGAGCCCGACGTCCCACCCGCTCAGCTCCAGGCGCTCTACCGCGCGATGCTGCTGGGCCGCCGCCTGGACGAGCGCATGGTCCGGCTGCAGCGCCAGGGGCGCGTGGGTACGTTTGCGCCCATCAAAGGGCAAGAAGCTTCCCAGATGGGCAGCGTTTTCTCCCTGCGCCGCACCGACTGGATGGTGCCCTCCTTCAGGGAAACCGCCGCCATGCTCTGGCGTGGCTGGCCGATCGAGAAGCTCCTGCTCTTCTTCGCCGGCCGCCTCGAAGGCGGCCAGCCGGCGCTGGATCAGCGCGACCTGCCGATCACGATCCCCGTCGCCACCCAGCTCCCCCACGCGGTGGGGCTCGCCTACGCCGCCCAGTACCGCGGCGACGACGTGGTCGTCATGGCCTTCTTCGGTGATGGCGCCACCTCCGAGGGCGATTTTCACGAGGCGCTGAACTTCGCCGGCGTCTGGCACGTGCCGATCGTCTTCGTCTGCCAGAACAACCAGTGGGCGATCTCGGTGCCCATCAAGAAGCAGACCCACTCGCGCACGCTGGCCCAGAAGGCCCTCGCCTACGGCCTGCCCGGAATGCAGGTGGACGGCAACGACGTGCTGGCCGTCTACGCGGCGAGCCGCGACGCGGTCGAGCGGGCCCGGGCCGGCGACGGGCCGACGCTGATCGAGTGCGTCACCTACCGCCTCGGCGTCCACACGACCGCCGACGATCCGACCAAGTACCGCTCCGAGGAAGAGGTC
It includes:
- a CDS encoding peptidoglycan-binding protein, encoding MKTIATIALAVALGLAWVGAAIPATAAEVKDKASEVKEETKDKARDVKDKLKSAGEKVKDKAVEVKDKIKEKVKGNKEAAGPRSERVRSAQEALRDKGFDPGPIDGVMGPKTRAAVTNFQQKEGMKVTGQLDVATMSRLGMDTKTGAAEPSAPSASPTTSPSPAAPPSKPEAPKRQQSN
- the pdhA gene encoding pyruvate dehydrogenase (acetyl-transferring) E1 component subunit alpha — translated: MPRKVLEPRFSVEYLSVLDSDGNLDTALEPDVPPAQLQALYRAMLLGRRLDERMVRLQRQGRVGTFAPIKGQEASQMGSVFSLRRTDWMVPSFRETAAMLWRGWPIEKLLLFFAGRLEGGQPALDQRDLPITIPVATQLPHAVGLAYAAQYRGDDVVVMAFFGDGATSEGDFHEALNFAGVWHVPIVFVCQNNQWAISVPIKKQTHSRTLAQKALAYGLPGMQVDGNDVLAVYAASRDAVERARAGDGPTLIECVTYRLGVHTTADDPTKYRSEEEVQEWERKDPLARFAAYLQKKNLLQEGLEQEVDAEIAAAVTRFEAAAAADPLRMFDHVYAEPPPHLVAQREEMRERLRSDDAPAEGEPPPSPPMRGQRSTSRWRN